In Phocoena phocoena chromosome 3, mPhoPho1.1, whole genome shotgun sequence, a single window of DNA contains:
- the CLEC4G gene encoding C-type lectin domain family 4 member G, with amino-acid sequence MDMAGYSRWDGRLEEVPGGHWGRWGQRPLLLALALLVVTILWALVLSVLFSKASTERGALLGQQDLLRTNSSKQTAVLGVLKEEVRACNSCCLGTQAQLQTVHTKLREAQSKLIEQESALKELSERVTQSLAEAGRDRENIRTELFRALEGVRLGNSSCEECPKSWLPFQGSCYLFSTQRATWVEAQRHCEGARAHLVIVGGLDEQGFLSRNTGGRGYWLGLRAVRRARRIQGYQWVDGVPLSFSHWNQGEPNDSLGREDCIMILRTGMWNDAPCDNKDDSWICEKRLSC; translated from the exons ATGGACATGGCCGGGTACAGCAGGTGGGACGGCAGGCTGGAGGAGGTCCCCGGAG GGCACTGGGGACGCTGGGGACAGAGACCCCTCCTCCTGGCCCTGGCTCTCTTGGTGGTCACAATCCTGTGGGCCCTCGTTCTGAGCGTCCTGTTTTCCAAGG CCTCCACAGAGCGCGGGGCGCTGCTTGGCCAACAGGATCTACTGAGGACAAACT CCTCGAAGCAGACGGCGGTGCTGGGTGTCCTGAAGGAGGAGGTCCGAGCCTGCAATAGCTGCT GCCTGGGGACTCAGGCGCAGCTGCAGACCGTGCACACCAAGCTTAGAGAGGCACAGTCGAAGCTGATTGAGCAGGAGAGCGCCCTGAAAGAACTGAGCGAGCGCG TGACCCAGAGCTTGGCTGAAGCCGGTAGGGACCGTGAGAACATCCGCACTGAGCTCTTCCGGGCGCTGGAAGGAGTCCGGCTCGGAAACA GCTCCTGCGAGGAGTGCCCCAAGTCGTGGCTGCCATTCCAGGGCTcctgttaccttttctccaccCAACGGGCCACGTGGGTGGAGGCGCAGCGCCACTGCGAGGGCGCCAGAGCGCACCTGGTGATTGTCGGGGGCCTGGATGAGCAG GGCTTCCTAAGTCGGAACACTGGTGGCCGCGGTTACTGGCTGGGCCTGAGGGCCGTGCGCAGGGCGCGCAGGATCCAGGGCTACCAGTGGGTGGACGGAGTCCCGCTCAGCTTCAG CCACTGGAATCAGGGGGAGCCCAATGACTCGCTGGGGCGCGAGGACTGCATCATGATTCTCCGCACGGGGATGTGGAACGATGCACCGTGCGACAACAAGGACGACAGCTGGATCTGTGAGAAGAGGCTCAGCTGCTGA